The following proteins come from a genomic window of Myroides odoratus DSM 2801:
- the rplS gene encoding 50S ribosomal protein L19: MADLMKFVQDELVAKKDFPAFKAGDTITVYYEIKEGDKKRTQFFKGVVIQRRGSGATETFTIRKMSGNVGVERIFPINMPALEKIELNQRGKVRRARIFYFRELTGKKAKIKERRG, encoded by the coding sequence ATGGCAGATTTAATGAAATTCGTTCAAGACGAATTAGTTGCAAAAAAAGACTTCCCAGCATTTAAAGCTGGAGACACAATTACTGTGTACTACGAAATTAAAGAGGGTGACAAAAAAAGAACTCAGTTCTTTAAAGGAGTAGTTATCCAAAGAAGAGGTTCAGGTGCTACTGAGACTTTTACTATCCGTAAAATGTCTGGTAACGTTGGTGTAGAGCGTATCTTCCCAATCAACATGCCTGCTTTAGAAAAAATCGAATTAAATCAAAGAGGTAAAGTTCGTAGAGCTCGTATTTTCTACTTCAGAGAACTTACTGGTAAAAAAGCAAAAATCAAAGAAAGAAGAGGATAA
- a CDS encoding ABC transporter ATP-binding protein — protein sequence MKLVIENLSKTYKNGVKALDDLSIEIGPGMFGLLGPNGAGKSTIMRTIATLQKPDTGSIRFGDINILEQQNEFRKVLGYLPQDFGVYPNMSAVDLLDYFARLKGISNASERREIVNRVLEVTNLYEVRRKSVSGYSGGMKQRFGIAQLLLNDPKLIIVDEPTAGLDPAERHRFLNVLREIGTNNIVIFSTHIVDDVNELCHEMAILNGGHLLERSTPKEAEQKLEGQIWMKEINREELEQYQQLSILSGKYNQENRLKIRVHAKDSLANEGFELAKPNLEDVYFVALKND from the coding sequence ATGAAATTAGTTATTGAAAATTTAAGTAAGACCTATAAAAATGGGGTAAAAGCGTTAGATGATTTATCAATAGAAATAGGACCAGGGATGTTTGGTTTATTAGGGCCTAATGGAGCAGGAAAATCAACCATAATGCGAACAATAGCTACACTACAAAAGCCAGATACAGGAAGTATTCGATTTGGCGATATAAATATCTTAGAACAGCAAAATGAATTTCGTAAAGTTTTAGGGTATTTACCGCAAGACTTTGGTGTGTATCCCAATATGTCTGCCGTGGATTTATTGGATTATTTTGCGCGTTTAAAAGGAATTTCCAATGCTTCAGAACGCCGTGAAATTGTGAATCGAGTATTAGAAGTAACTAATTTATATGAAGTAAGACGCAAAAGCGTAAGTGGATATTCTGGAGGAATGAAACAGCGTTTTGGTATTGCTCAATTGTTGTTAAATGACCCTAAACTAATTATTGTAGATGAACCAACAGCAGGATTAGACCCAGCTGAACGTCATCGTTTCTTAAATGTGCTCCGTGAAATTGGAACAAACAACATCGTGATCTTCTCTACGCATATTGTTGATGACGTGAATGAATTATGCCACGAAATGGCAATTTTAAATGGGGGACATCTCTTGGAAAGAAGTACACCAAAAGAAGCAGAACAAAAATTGGAAGGTCAGATTTGGATGAAAGAAATCAATAGAGAGGAGTTGGAACAATACCAACAACTGAGTATTTTATCTGGAAAATACAACCAAGAAAACCGCCTTAAAATTCGTGTTCATGCGAAAGATTCTTTAGCCAATGAAGGTTTTGAACTTGCAAAACCTAACTTGGAGGATGTTTATTTTGTTGCATTAAAAAACGATTAA
- a CDS encoding peptidylprolyl isomerase, with the protein MENGIYAKFNTSKGEILVKLTEDKTPGTVGNFVALAEGKLENSARPQGKPYYDGLKFHRVIPDFMIQGGCPQGIGSGGPGYTFDDEFDGTLTHNGPGVLSMANAGPGTNGSQFFITHVATPWLDGKHTVFGRVISGQDIVDAITQDDVIESIEIVRVGEDAQKWNAVEAFRTFEGAREKRIAEQKKAGEEALEKVAAGFERTESGLRYQMIVNGSGKQAEKGKTVAVHYKGALDNGMEFDNSYKRKKPIEFPLGMGHVIEGWDEGISLLRVGDKARFVIPPYLGYGERGAGGVIPPNAILVFDVELMDVK; encoded by the coding sequence ATGGAAAACGGTATTTACGCAAAATTTAATACGTCAAAAGGCGAGATTTTAGTTAAACTAACTGAAGATAAAACACCTGGAACAGTAGGTAACTTTGTTGCATTAGCAGAAGGAAAATTAGAAAATTCAGCACGTCCACAAGGAAAACCATACTATGATGGATTAAAGTTTCATAGAGTTATACCAGATTTTATGATTCAAGGAGGATGTCCACAAGGAATTGGATCAGGTGGACCAGGTTATACATTTGATGATGAATTTGATGGGACATTAACACATAATGGTCCTGGAGTATTGTCTATGGCAAATGCAGGTCCTGGAACAAATGGATCACAATTCTTTATTACACACGTTGCTACCCCATGGTTAGATGGTAAACATACTGTTTTTGGACGTGTAATCAGTGGACAAGATATCGTGGATGCAATTACACAAGATGATGTAATCGAATCAATCGAAATTGTACGTGTTGGTGAAGATGCACAAAAATGGAATGCAGTTGAGGCTTTCCGTACATTTGAAGGAGCAAGAGAAAAAAGAATTGCAGAACAGAAAAAAGCAGGAGAAGAAGCTTTAGAAAAAGTAGCAGCTGGTTTTGAACGTACTGAAAGTGGATTGCGTTACCAAATGATCGTAAATGGATCAGGGAAACAAGCGGAAAAAGGTAAAACAGTTGCGGTTCACTATAAAGGAGCTTTAGATAATGGAATGGAGTTTGACAATTCATACAAACGCAAAAAACCAATCGAGTTTCCTTTGGGAATGGGACATGTAATTGAAGGATGGGACGAAGGAATTTCTTTATTACGTGTAGGAGATAAAGCTCGTTTCGTTATTCCTCCTTATTTAGGATACGGAGAAAGAGGTGCAGGTGGAGTTATTCCTCCAAATGCAATCCTAGTATTCGATGTTGAATTAATGGATGTAAAGTAA
- a CDS encoding outer membrane beta-barrel protein, producing the protein MRKIIYALSLLGLCLITQTATAQFNRYYYNKHEVGVSVQGGYLGVQNSLPYNAKSDGGMSYGAGLHYDYHLSHKWSIGIGGIYTMNSIKSDMSRLEGSLPVTDWEGDNFIFRYKASSVSEKITLNQLNIPITVGYTLENNLYFRTGVQLGLSMTSEVETTFNQLQTEGYFPQYDLVLPYPEFGGLGSFDLPKEKKDIDVDTRIAWVGEVGYKYELAERQNLYFGLYFDIGLNDIKKSDSKADRSALIGYKPDAVKGEALVQRNAVYDNAAYKLKTYAVGIKIKYGFGL; encoded by the coding sequence ATGAGAAAAATTATATACGCACTAAGCCTATTGGGTCTGTGCTTGATTACGCAAACAGCAACAGCTCAATTTAATCGTTATTATTACAACAAACACGAAGTAGGCGTTAGCGTGCAGGGTGGATATTTAGGCGTTCAAAATAGTTTACCTTACAATGCGAAGTCGGATGGAGGAATGTCTTATGGAGCAGGGCTTCACTACGATTATCATTTGTCCCACAAATGGAGTATCGGCATTGGAGGGATTTATACCATGAATTCAATCAAGAGTGACATGAGTCGCTTAGAAGGCAGCTTACCTGTGACTGATTGGGAAGGAGATAACTTTATCTTTCGATACAAAGCTAGTTCAGTTAGCGAGAAAATAACCCTAAACCAGCTGAACATTCCCATTACTGTCGGTTATACATTGGAGAATAATTTGTATTTCAGAACGGGGGTTCAACTAGGTTTGAGTATGACAAGCGAGGTAGAAACGACTTTTAATCAGCTGCAAACCGAAGGATATTTTCCACAATATGATTTGGTTTTACCTTATCCTGAATTTGGAGGATTGGGCTCTTTTGATTTACCCAAAGAAAAGAAAGATATTGATGTTGATACGCGAATCGCTTGGGTAGGAGAAGTAGGATACAAATACGAATTAGCCGAAAGACAAAATCTATACTTTGGATTGTATTTTGATATTGGTTTAAATGATATCAAGAAATCAGATAGTAAAGCTGACAGATCCGCTTTAATTGGTTATAAACCGGATGCTGTAAAAGGAGAAGCTTTAGTACAACGTAATGCAGTGTACGACAATGCAGCCTATAAATTAAAAACATACGCTGTAGGCATTAAAATAAAATATGGTTTTGGCTTATAA
- a CDS encoding ABC transporter permease/M1 family aminopeptidase, with protein MFKTVFTFELKRWFKSWVFYLYLAIFFAISFLSMMSTIGVFDAVRNTSASLLQMNSAYALNSLLNSFNTLLYFLFPSIIGMSIYRDYKYNVHHILYSYPFSKWQYLTGKFASSFLVTLSISVMMGIGSYMATLVPWATPELLGPNLWWNYIQVYLFNLIPNMLFMGAIIFTVVTLTRSIYAGFVTIIIIMILQGIVNSIAADVDYREFGALFDPNGGQAIYYYIQYWSVEELNVNNLPLEKYYIINRLLWLGVSLVSLIVLGSVFKFAQQPATFSWKRKDKGERLVKNNFGGIFKIELPKVNYNFSTKINWSNVFAFAKLDFKFLARNRVFWILIGVGIMFMILVASFSMMMYGTPTYPLTRQMLMIPGGTFTFFILMMTFLGAGLLVHRGENTRMNLLVDSTAVPNWVLFTSKFFALLAMQLMLFFVIILTSIAIQIYHGYFHFEIGLYFQSLLGYDWIEFVIWALMALAVQTFFKNYIVGFFALLVLQMGWPAIGSIGIEQPIFFFNSIPTPSYSDMDGFGSNAQFGKFIIFSLYWLLFVGGISGLTLLFWRRGVFSGLKERFYYAKKRSKAIVVVPTILCFAGFISLGAYLYYENTVLNVFHSSKDTELLQVAYEKTYKKYEKMALPRIVDVKVDVDLYPEQNNFQARGTYILENKTDQALDSLYVSYYPSLKNTIVLEGGTFLSTDSAQGISFYRFDTPMQAGETRTLEFVVENRPNTWIRSDSPVLNNGTFLNNSYFPGLGYADRAEISDDEIRKKYNLPPKERMAAQTDQRALQNTYISNDADWIHFETTVSTSADQIAIAPGYLQKEWTEGNRRYFHYKMDQKMLNFYAFNSARYEVKRDTWQGINIEIYYHKGHEYNIDRMVSSVKKSLEYYSNAFSPYQHKQVRIIEFPLTMGSFAQSFANTIPFSETIGFVADVDETDENAVDYPFSVTAHEVAHQWWAHQVIGANVQGATMLSESLSEYSSLKVLEKEYGKGQMQRFLKGALDGYLSGRSRERKKEKPLMYNEDQQYIHYNKGSLVFYTMSDYLGDTVLNGVLKEYVKKVAFQEAPYTISAELVQDIKGATPDSLQYMVKDMFETITLYDNYVDKVEIKPLDGGKYEVKIKAYVSKYRAGDKGEKIYADQGATPLVFTGDKNLKIESLPLADYVEVGIFTKAKEAKSKEKVLYLQKVKVTAIENEFTIIVDEKPTEVGIDPYYKLIDTRSYDNRKAI; from the coding sequence ATGTTTAAAACAGTTTTTACTTTTGAACTTAAACGTTGGTTTAAGAGCTGGGTATTTTATCTATACTTAGCTATCTTTTTTGCAATAAGCTTCTTGTCGATGATGTCAACCATTGGTGTTTTCGATGCAGTTCGAAATACATCAGCATCGCTGTTGCAAATGAATTCTGCTTATGCGCTAAACTCCCTGTTGAATTCGTTCAATACGTTGTTGTATTTTTTATTTCCCTCCATTATAGGAATGTCGATTTATCGCGATTATAAGTATAATGTACATCATATTCTATATTCTTATCCCTTTTCAAAATGGCAGTATTTAACAGGTAAGTTCGCAAGCTCTTTTCTTGTAACCCTGTCAATAAGTGTCATGATGGGAATTGGTAGTTATATGGCAACGCTTGTGCCTTGGGCTACTCCAGAATTATTAGGACCTAATTTGTGGTGGAATTATATTCAAGTGTATCTCTTTAATTTAATTCCCAATATGTTATTTATGGGGGCTATTATTTTTACTGTAGTAACACTGACTCGTAGTATTTACGCAGGATTCGTAACGATTATCATCATTATGATTCTACAAGGAATCGTAAATAGTATTGCTGCGGATGTAGATTACAGAGAATTTGGTGCTTTATTCGATCCCAATGGAGGACAAGCGATCTATTATTACATACAATATTGGAGTGTTGAGGAATTAAATGTCAATAATTTACCGCTAGAAAAATACTATATCATCAATCGTTTATTGTGGTTGGGTGTTTCGTTAGTATCGCTTATTGTTTTGGGAAGTGTATTTAAATTCGCCCAACAACCGGCAACTTTTTCATGGAAGCGAAAAGACAAAGGTGAGCGTCTGGTTAAAAATAATTTTGGGGGAATCTTTAAAATTGAACTGCCAAAAGTAAACTACAATTTCTCAACAAAAATAAACTGGAGTAATGTCTTTGCTTTTGCGAAATTAGACTTCAAGTTTTTGGCACGCAATCGCGTGTTTTGGATTTTGATCGGTGTGGGGATTATGTTTATGATTTTGGTGGCTAGTTTCTCCATGATGATGTATGGAACACCAACCTATCCATTGACCCGTCAAATGTTAATGATTCCTGGAGGTACATTTACGTTCTTTATCTTGATGATGACGTTTTTAGGTGCTGGATTACTCGTACACAGAGGAGAAAATACGCGCATGAATTTATTGGTTGATTCTACGGCAGTGCCTAACTGGGTGTTGTTTACTTCTAAGTTTTTCGCCTTATTGGCCATGCAATTGATGTTGTTCTTCGTGATTATCCTGACGAGTATTGCAATTCAAATCTACCATGGGTATTTTCATTTTGAAATCGGCCTGTACTTTCAAAGTTTATTGGGGTATGACTGGATAGAGTTTGTTATTTGGGCATTGATGGCATTGGCTGTACAAACGTTCTTTAAAAACTATATCGTTGGATTCTTTGCGTTGCTTGTCCTTCAAATGGGATGGCCAGCTATCGGTTCTATTGGTATTGAACAACCTATTTTCTTCTTCAATTCGATTCCTACTCCATCGTATTCTGATATGGATGGTTTCGGGTCAAATGCCCAATTCGGTAAATTCATCATCTTTTCACTGTATTGGTTGTTGTTTGTAGGAGGTATCAGTGGTTTGACTTTATTATTTTGGAGAAGAGGTGTATTTAGCGGATTGAAAGAGCGCTTTTATTATGCGAAAAAACGTTCCAAAGCAATTGTAGTAGTACCAACAATTCTTTGTTTTGCTGGTTTTATAAGTTTAGGAGCTTATTTGTATTATGAAAATACGGTATTGAATGTGTTTCATTCATCTAAAGACACGGAACTCCTTCAAGTAGCGTATGAAAAAACATACAAAAAATATGAAAAAATGGCACTACCTCGTATCGTTGATGTAAAGGTAGATGTCGATTTATATCCAGAACAAAACAATTTCCAAGCAAGGGGAACCTATATACTTGAAAATAAAACAGATCAAGCTTTAGATAGTTTATATGTGTCATATTATCCAAGTTTGAAGAATACAATCGTCCTAGAAGGGGGAACGTTTTTGTCAACCGATTCCGCCCAAGGGATTAGCTTTTACCGTTTTGATACACCGATGCAAGCAGGAGAAACGAGAACCTTGGAGTTTGTGGTAGAAAACAGACCCAATACATGGATTCGCTCGGATTCACCTGTGTTGAACAATGGAACATTTTTAAATAATAGTTACTTCCCAGGGTTAGGATATGCAGATCGCGCGGAAATTAGCGATGATGAAATTCGCAAAAAATATAACCTGCCTCCGAAAGAGCGTATGGCTGCACAAACAGATCAACGTGCTTTGCAAAATACCTACATCAGCAATGATGCAGATTGGATTCACTTTGAAACTACAGTGAGTACTTCTGCAGATCAAATTGCCATTGCACCGGGGTATTTACAAAAAGAATGGACGGAGGGAAATCGCCGTTATTTCCACTATAAAATGGATCAAAAAATGTTGAACTTCTATGCGTTTAATTCTGCGCGTTATGAGGTAAAACGAGATACATGGCAGGGAATTAATATCGAAATCTATTACCACAAAGGACATGAGTACAACATTGACCGTATGGTATCAAGTGTAAAAAAATCGTTGGAGTATTACTCCAATGCTTTTAGTCCTTACCAACATAAACAAGTGCGTATCATTGAGTTTCCACTGACAATGGGAAGTTTTGCTCAATCTTTTGCCAATACAATTCCATTTTCAGAAACCATTGGGTTTGTTGCTGATGTGGATGAAACAGATGAAAATGCGGTAGATTATCCGTTTTCTGTAACAGCACACGAAGTAGCACATCAATGGTGGGCGCATCAAGTGATCGGAGCGAATGTACAAGGCGCAACGATGCTTTCGGAAAGTTTGTCTGAATACAGTTCGCTAAAAGTATTGGAAAAAGAATACGGAAAAGGGCAAATGCAACGCTTCTTAAAAGGTGCATTAGATGGTTATTTGAGTGGACGTTCAAGAGAGCGAAAGAAAGAAAAACCGTTGATGTATAATGAAGATCAACAGTATATCCACTATAATAAAGGATCTTTAGTATTTTATACGATGAGTGATTATTTAGGGGATACCGTATTGAATGGCGTACTGAAAGAATACGTTAAAAAAGTAGCCTTCCAAGAAGCTCCTTATACTATTTCAGCTGAATTGGTACAAGATATTAAAGGAGCTACACCCGATTCACTGCAGTACATGGTCAAAGATATGTTTGAAACCATTACGTTATATGATAACTATGTGGATAAAGTTGAAATTAAGCCATTAGATGGAGGTAAATATGAAGTAAAAATCAAAGCTTATGTGAGTAAATATAGAGCCGGAGATAAAGGAGAAAAGATATATGCAGATCAAGGAGCAACTCCGCTTGTCTTTACTGGAGATAAGAATTTGAAAATAGAATCTTTGCCTTTAGCTGATTATGTTGAGGTTGGTATTTTTACCAAAGCAAAAGAAGCGAAGAGTAAAGAGAAAGTGCTATACCTACAAAAAGTAAAAGTAACCGCCATTGAAAATGAGTTTACGATTATTGTAGATGAAAAACCAACTGAAGTGGGGATTGATCCTTATTATAAGTTGATTGATACTCGTTCATATGACAATAGAAAAGCAATATAA
- the trmD gene encoding tRNA (guanosine(37)-N1)-methyltransferase TrmD, whose translation MRIDIISVVPELIESPFQASILKRAIAKGLVEVHFHNLRDYSTNKHKNVDDYQFGGGAGMVMSIEPIDRCISKLKEEREYDEIIYMSPDGETLNQSMANSMSLLKNIIILCGHYKGVDQRVRDHFITKEISIGDYVLSGGELGAVILCDALIRLIPGVLNDETSALTDSFQDNLLAPPIYTRPSEYKGWKVPDVLLSGNFAAIDKWREDMAYEHTKTRRPDLLEDKQK comes from the coding sequence ATGCGCATAGATATCATCTCGGTTGTTCCTGAATTAATTGAAAGCCCTTTTCAAGCTTCTATTTTAAAACGAGCGATTGCGAAAGGACTTGTTGAAGTACACTTCCATAATTTACGTGATTATAGCACTAACAAGCACAAAAATGTTGATGACTATCAATTCGGTGGTGGTGCAGGGATGGTCATGAGTATTGAACCAATTGATCGTTGTATTAGCAAATTAAAAGAAGAACGTGAATACGATGAGATTATTTACATGTCTCCTGATGGAGAAACATTGAATCAATCTATGGCTAATAGCATGTCACTACTAAAGAATATCATTATTCTATGTGGGCATTATAAAGGAGTAGATCAACGCGTACGCGATCATTTTATCACGAAGGAAATTTCAATAGGTGATTATGTACTATCTGGTGGAGAATTAGGAGCTGTTATTTTATGTGATGCTTTAATTCGTCTAATTCCAGGTGTGCTAAATGATGAAACCTCAGCCTTAACAGATAGCTTCCAAGATAATTTGCTTGCTCCTCCTATTTATACAAGACCTTCGGAATACAAAGGATGGAAGGTTCCCGATGTATTACTAAGCGGTAATTTTGCTGCTATTGATAAATGGAGAGAAGACATGGCTTATGAACATACTAAAACAAGAAGACCTGATCTTTTAGAAGACAAACAAAAGTAA
- a CDS encoding SulP family inorganic anion transporter, with protein MHPFLSIPALKKINFKNEILAGLTVAMTMIPESLSFAILAGLTPLTGLYAAFLMGIITAIFGGRPGMVSGGAGATVVVLIALASLYGVEYLFAAVVLAGCIQFLVGACKLGRFVRLIPQPVMYGFLNGLAVIIFLAQVAQFKVTTADSTTWLTGTSLYLMLGLTALTIGIVWFFPKLTKKIPASLVAIVVVTLFVFFLQIDTKKVIDIATVSGSFPSFHLPLVPFTWETLQIILPFSLVMAGVGLIESLLTLNIVDEITNTKGDSNREAMAQGGANIVNGFFGGMGGCAMIAQTLVNIGAGARTRIAGIIGALTILFIILIGGPVIEQIPMATLVGVMMVVAISTFEWVSFRLITKMPKADIFTLFLVTAIIIFSHNLALAVLVGVIVSALIFAWDNAKRIRARKSFDQQGNKIYAIYGPLFFGSTTSFSEKFTPQEDPNKIIIDFKESHIADMSALEILKKIIVKYQELNKQVILRNLRADSIRLLENSKSFHQIEIEQEENQEELV; from the coding sequence ATGCATCCTTTCTTGTCTATTCCGGCATTAAAAAAAATAAATTTTAAAAATGAGATTCTCGCCGGTTTAACCGTTGCGATGACCATGATTCCTGAATCACTATCTTTTGCTATCCTTGCAGGATTAACTCCTTTAACGGGGCTATATGCTGCTTTTTTAATGGGGATTATTACGGCCATCTTTGGAGGAAGACCAGGTATGGTTTCAGGAGGTGCTGGAGCAACTGTAGTGGTATTAATTGCCTTAGCTTCCCTCTATGGCGTAGAATATCTATTTGCTGCTGTAGTCTTAGCGGGTTGCATCCAATTTCTTGTTGGAGCTTGTAAATTAGGTCGATTTGTTCGACTCATTCCTCAACCTGTGATGTATGGTTTTTTAAATGGATTAGCTGTTATTATCTTCTTGGCTCAAGTAGCGCAATTTAAAGTTACAACAGCAGATTCAACAACTTGGTTAACGGGAACATCCCTGTATCTCATGCTAGGGTTAACAGCTTTAACTATTGGTATTGTTTGGTTTTTTCCCAAACTAACAAAAAAGATTCCAGCCTCCCTCGTTGCTATTGTGGTAGTTACCTTATTCGTTTTCTTTCTTCAAATTGACACGAAAAAAGTCATCGATATTGCAACCGTTAGTGGTTCTTTTCCTAGTTTTCACTTGCCTCTTGTTCCTTTTACTTGGGAAACTCTACAGATTATCCTCCCTTTCTCATTGGTTATGGCTGGTGTTGGATTAATTGAATCCCTCCTAACCTTAAATATTGTAGATGAAATAACCAATACCAAAGGCGACAGCAATAGAGAAGCTATGGCACAAGGTGGAGCAAATATTGTCAATGGATTTTTTGGAGGCATGGGTGGTTGTGCGATGATTGCGCAAACCTTAGTTAATATCGGAGCTGGTGCAAGAACCCGAATTGCCGGTATTATCGGAGCTTTAACCATTCTTTTCATTATTCTTATTGGTGGGCCAGTCATCGAACAAATTCCGATGGCGACTCTTGTAGGTGTTATGATGGTCGTTGCCATCTCTACTTTTGAGTGGGTTTCGTTTCGCTTAATTACCAAAATGCCAAAGGCTGATATCTTTACCCTTTTTCTAGTGACAGCCATCATTATTTTCTCTCATAATTTAGCTTTAGCCGTCTTGGTAGGTGTCATTGTTTCAGCATTAATCTTTGCTTGGGATAATGCCAAACGCATTCGCGCTAGAAAGTCATTCGATCAACAAGGCAATAAAATTTATGCCATTTATGGTCCTCTATTTTTTGGCAGTACAACCTCTTTCTCAGAAAAATTCACTCCTCAAGAAGACCCTAACAAAATCATTATTGATTTCAAAGAATCACATATCGCAGATATGTCAGCCCTAGAAATCCTCAAAAAAATAATTGTCAAATACCAAGAGCTAAACAAACAAGTAATCTTGCGCAATCTTAGAGCAGATAGTATACGCTTGCTTGAAAACAGTAAATCCTTTCATCAAATTGAGATTGAACAAGAGGAAAATCAAGAAGAGTTAGTTTAA
- a CDS encoding MFS transporter, whose protein sequence is MSLSKANVLFMAAVTGLIVANLYYCQPLIPLIADEFGVSEASAGTLTYLTQAGYAIGMFLMIPLGDRLERKKQITYTTLCAIIALGLTASVTNFFWLQVISFLLGATSIVPQLVLPMAASLASEEQRGKVIGTVVSGLLIGILFSRTLSGFVGIWLGWRGMFWIATAIGVLLVILIQFRLPINKPTYQGSISSLYRSLFILIKEQPVLREATWITSLAFAQFGAFWTTMVLLLHNEPFGYDSALIGSFGLIGACGAFAAPLVGKIGGAGGAQKLILYGISMTFLSFVVFALSATSIVGIIIGIVLIDLGLQTIHVSNQTRIYSLLPEARNRLNTVYMSFSFLGTAFGSAFGLYLWKYFGWVGVCLGGMALAFLSFLIYLRTKKKNSKN, encoded by the coding sequence ATGAGTTTATCTAAAGCAAACGTATTGTTTATGGCAGCAGTTACGGGGTTAATTGTTGCTAATTTATATTATTGTCAACCCTTAATACCATTAATTGCGGATGAGTTTGGCGTTTCAGAAGCTTCAGCAGGGACATTGACGTATTTAACCCAAGCGGGTTATGCGATAGGAATGTTTCTGATGATTCCATTAGGAGATCGATTAGAGCGAAAAAAACAAATTACCTACACAACCCTTTGTGCGATTATTGCTTTGGGATTAACGGCAAGTGTCACAAATTTCTTTTGGCTACAAGTAATTAGTTTTTTACTGGGTGCGACTTCTATCGTTCCTCAACTTGTTCTGCCAATGGCAGCTAGTTTAGCTTCGGAAGAACAACGAGGAAAAGTAATTGGTACTGTAGTCAGTGGTTTGTTGATTGGGATTTTATTTTCGCGTACTTTAAGCGGCTTTGTAGGAATATGGCTAGGCTGGAGAGGTATGTTTTGGATTGCAACGGCAATTGGAGTTTTACTTGTTATTCTGATTCAATTTCGACTTCCTATTAATAAACCAACGTATCAAGGATCCATTTCGAGTCTATATCGTTCGCTTTTTATTTTAATTAAAGAACAACCCGTACTTCGAGAAGCTACTTGGATTACAAGTTTAGCTTTCGCTCAATTTGGTGCTTTTTGGACGACGATGGTATTGCTGTTGCACAATGAGCCTTTTGGGTATGATAGTGCTTTGATTGGTTCTTTTGGATTAATTGGGGCTTGTGGTGCTTTCGCAGCGCCTTTAGTTGGGAAGATTGGTGGAGCAGGAGGCGCTCAAAAATTAATCTTATATGGCATAAGCATGACATTTTTGAGTTTTGTTGTTTTTGCGTTATCTGCCACATCTATCGTGGGTATCATTATCGGAATAGTGCTGATAGATTTAGGATTACAAACGATTCACGTCTCTAATCAAACGCGTATTTACTCCTTATTGCCTGAAGCACGTAACCGATTGAATACTGTCTATATGTCATTTAGTTTCCTCGGAACAGCTTTTGGCTCGGCTTTTGGTTTATATTTGTGGAAATATTTTGGATGGGTAGGTGTTTGTTTAGGTGGCATGGCTTTGGCCTTTTTGTCATTTCTGATCTATCTACGCACAAAGAAAAAAAATAGTAAAAATTAA